One genomic segment of Caloranaerobacter ferrireducens includes these proteins:
- the queG gene encoding tRNA epoxyqueuosine(34) reductase QueG, translated as MDLEKFVKEKAIEVGLDIIGFCSAEPFYEIKEYLILRKQKGYVTEFEPKDIKLRVNPKEIMPSAKTIITAGLSYNVDFKTNIDTKNILKGRLSRSSWGIDYHNVLYRKLESLANYIKKVKNIEYKIFVDTGTLVDREIAKRAGIGWYGKNCLIINDEYGSFIFIGYIVTNLEIEVNSESISKCGDCRLCLDACPTKALEDAYVLNPKKCISYLTQTKEKIPYELRDKMSTKIYGCDTCQLVCPKNKNARKGKTKEFIPKVTGGYLDIVEIFNLSNKEFKKKYGHITGSWRGKNILKRNCVIALGNLRDKRAIELLYKALEDSSPMIREYSAWALMKIDRKLGKKMLLLHLEKEKSIEVKEEIHKFIDYFDRITD; from the coding sequence ATGGATTTAGAGAAGTTTGTAAAGGAAAAAGCAATAGAAGTTGGATTAGATATAATAGGTTTTTGTAGTGCAGAGCCATTTTATGAAATAAAGGAGTATTTAATACTTAGAAAACAGAAAGGATATGTAACAGAGTTTGAACCAAAAGATATAAAATTAAGAGTTAATCCTAAAGAAATTATGCCATCAGCTAAAACAATAATTACTGCTGGTCTTTCATATAATGTTGATTTCAAAACTAATATTGATACAAAGAATATTTTAAAAGGTAGACTTTCTAGATCTTCATGGGGAATTGATTATCACAATGTGTTATATAGAAAATTGGAATCATTAGCTAATTATATTAAAAAGGTCAAAAATATAGAATATAAAATTTTTGTTGATACTGGTACTCTAGTAGATAGAGAAATAGCTAAAAGAGCAGGAATAGGCTGGTATGGTAAAAACTGCTTGATAATAAATGATGAATATGGTTCTTTTATTTTTATTGGGTATATTGTAACTAATCTTGAGATTGAGGTTAATAGTGAATCTATTAGTAAGTGTGGGGATTGCAGGCTTTGTCTAGATGCTTGTCCAACCAAAGCACTAGAAGATGCTTATGTATTAAATCCTAAAAAATGTATTTCGTATCTTACTCAAACAAAAGAGAAAATTCCATATGAATTAAGAGATAAAATGAGTACTAAAATCTATGGGTGTGATACTTGTCAATTAGTTTGTCCGAAGAATAAGAATGCTAGAAAAGGTAAAACTAAAGAGTTTATTCCAAAAGTAACAGGTGGGTATTTAGATATTGTTGAAATATTTAATCTATCAAACAAAGAGTTTAAGAAGAAATACGGTCATATAACTGGAAGCTGGAGAGGAAAAAATATTTTAAAAAGAAATTGTGTTATAGCGTTAGGGAACTTAAGAGATAAAAGAGCTATAGAGTTATTATATAAAGCTTTAGAAGATTCAAGTCCAATGATTAGAGAGTATTCAGCATGGGCATTAATGAAAATAGATAGGAAACTAGGGAAAAAAATGTTACTATTACATTTAGAAAAAGAAAAATCAATAGAGGTCAAAGAAGAGATACATAAATTTATTGACTATTTTGATAGGATAACAGATTAA
- the lepB gene encoding signal peptidase I, with protein MINKNKINIFTDCLKIIFITLVTTILIEKYIIGITLVKGGSMLNTINNNDRLLINKLSYIYKKPSRGDIIIFKPPLKNRKGELFIKRVIAVEGDEFKIVGNHVYINDELLIEEYISDEKYIERDYNILQGIVPKGYVFVLGDNRNNSNDSRTFGFVPIKNIVGKAVTKIWPIKGDTTLAVEYPRDGDGITD; from the coding sequence ATGATTAATAAAAATAAAATCAATATTTTTACTGATTGCTTAAAAATTATATTTATTACATTGGTAACAACTATTTTAATTGAGAAGTATATAATAGGCATTACTTTAGTAAAAGGAGGATCTATGCTAAATACAATTAATAATAATGATAGGTTGCTTATTAATAAGTTATCATATATTTATAAAAAACCTTCACGTGGAGATATAATTATTTTTAAACCACCACTAAAGAATCGGAAAGGTGAACTATTTATTAAGAGAGTTATTGCTGTAGAAGGTGATGAGTTTAAGATTGTAGGTAATCATGTATATATAAATGATGAACTTTTGATAGAAGAATATATTAGTGATGAAAAATACATAGAAAGAGATTATAATATTTTACAGGGGATTGTACCTAAAGGATATGTTTTTGTTTTAGGTGATAATCGAAATAACAGTAATGACAGCAGAACTTTTGGATTTGTACCAATAAAAAATATCGTGGGAAAAGCAGTAACGAAGATATGGCCTATTAAGGGTGATACAACATTAGCGGTAGAGTATCCTAGAGATGGTGATGGAATAACTGATTGA
- a CDS encoding ZIP family metal transporter, which produces MQGILVSILVGLCTGLGALPFLFIKKVPQALKDGLLGFAGGIMVFASSFNLIQPALEKGNLISVIGGIIIGTLLLTFIEYFVPHTHTKNYKENDNGSVLKKNILLAIAVAIHNVPEGFAIGVGYGTGNMSTGLNLALAIGVQNIPEGLVVAAPLIEGGYPRGKALLFSFLTGIGEPIAAAIGFFAARLTDKLLPLILSIAAGAMFYVVSHELIPESHCNNNEMLATYGFIIGLILMIIFRTVIGE; this is translated from the coding sequence GTGCAAGGAATATTAGTGAGTATATTGGTAGGTTTATGCACTGGATTAGGAGCATTACCTTTTTTGTTTATAAAAAAAGTTCCACAAGCTTTAAAGGATGGGCTTCTAGGTTTTGCTGGAGGGATTATGGTATTTGCAAGTTCTTTTAATTTAATACAGCCAGCTTTAGAAAAAGGCAACTTAATAAGTGTTATTGGAGGTATAATAATAGGTACACTATTATTAACTTTTATAGAATATTTTGTTCCTCATACACATACAAAAAACTATAAGGAAAATGATAATGGTAGCGTGCTAAAAAAAAATATACTTTTAGCAATAGCGGTTGCCATTCATAATGTACCAGAAGGTTTTGCTATAGGAGTTGGATACGGAACTGGTAATATGAGTACAGGTCTAAATTTAGCATTAGCCATAGGAGTTCAGAATATTCCAGAAGGGTTAGTTGTTGCTGCACCATTAATTGAAGGGGGATATCCGAGAGGTAAAGCACTACTTTTTTCTTTTTTAACAGGGATAGGAGAACCTATTGCTGCTGCTATAGGTTTTTTTGCTGCAAGATTAACAGATAAGTTACTTCCATTAATATTATCAATTGCTGCGGGAGCTATGTTTTATGTAGTATCGCATGAATTAATACCAGAAAGTCACTGTAATAATAATGAGATGTTAGCTACATATGGGTTTATTATAGGGTTAATACTTATGATAATATTTAGAACTGTTATTGGAGAGTAG